One Kineosporia corallincola DNA window includes the following coding sequences:
- a CDS encoding DUF6314 family protein, whose translation MDVAERVFGMLAGSWNLTRAIEPGLGTAVGTATFTESGPGRLHYREDVELRLSTGHVGEAYREYEYVLEEDRIRVLLTDGTTMHLLSFTEQPGQPGQPGQPGQPGQPGQPG comes from the coding sequence GTGGACGTCGCTGAGCGGGTGTTCGGCATGCTCGCCGGGAGCTGGAACCTGACCCGGGCGATCGAGCCCGGGCTGGGCACGGCCGTCGGCACCGCGACCTTCACCGAGTCCGGGCCCGGCCGGCTGCACTACCGCGAGGACGTCGAGCTGCGGCTGTCCACGGGGCACGTCGGCGAGGCCTACCGGGAATACGAGTACGTGCTGGAAGAAGACCGGATCCGGGTCCTGCTGACCGACGGCACCACGATGCACCTGCTGTCCTTCACCGAGCAGCCAGGGCAGCCAGGGCAGCCAGGGCAGCCAGGGCAGCCAGGGCAGCCAGGGCAGCCAGG